From one Phycisphaerae bacterium genomic stretch:
- a CDS encoding histidinol-phosphatase: MRFSMILLLAAVAASAGLASAADVRREIQFPDLPNARTLKCDLHMHTVFSDGLVWPTVRVKEAWKQGLDAIAITDHIEYLPHKADINIKFNRPYELVEDTAKLMNILLVRGVEITRDTPPGHFNAIFLKDNALLDTKDFYEVFDRAAQQQAFITWNHPGWQGLERGKWGEAQTRLFERKQLHAIEICNGDEFYPEAFPWAVERNLAVLGCSDEHEPFRNEIMTPENHRTLTLVFARERTLDGLREAMFAGQTAAWWKNQLFGREQELAPLFAASVEISPVRKRTTDSLWVEVKNRCEIDIRLECDHKDKPRLIVLPARATSLVVFPAPATGDPEPVNCRVTNFLVGPNKSLNVRLEIPRS; this comes from the coding sequence ATGCGATTCTCGATGATTTTATTGCTGGCTGCGGTCGCTGCCAGTGCCGGGCTCGCGTCCGCTGCTGACGTGCGTCGGGAGATCCAGTTCCCGGACCTGCCGAACGCCCGCACGCTGAAGTGCGATCTCCATATGCATACCGTTTTCTCGGACGGCTTGGTCTGGCCGACCGTCCGGGTCAAGGAGGCCTGGAAACAAGGCCTGGATGCGATCGCCATCACCGATCATATCGAGTATCTGCCCCATAAGGCGGACATCAACATCAAGTTCAACCGCCCCTATGAACTGGTCGAGGACACGGCCAAACTCATGAACATCCTCCTGGTCAGAGGAGTCGAGATTACCCGGGACACCCCCCCGGGGCATTTCAACGCGATCTTTCTGAAAGACAACGCGCTTCTGGATACTAAGGATTTCTACGAGGTCTTCGACCGCGCCGCCCAGCAGCAGGCGTTCATCACCTGGAACCACCCAGGCTGGCAGGGACTCGAACGCGGCAAGTGGGGCGAGGCCCAGACCCGGTTGTTCGAGAGAAAGCAGCTGCACGCGATCGAGATCTGCAACGGAGATGAATTCTATCCCGAGGCCTTCCCCTGGGCCGTCGAAAGGAACCTGGCTGTCCTGGGATGCTCGGACGAACATGAGCCGTTCCGCAACGAGATCATGACGCCCGAGAACCACCGCACCCTGACCCTGGTGTTCGCGCGCGAGCGGACCCTGGACGGGCTGCGCGAGGCCATGTTCGCCGGGCAGACCGCGGCTTGGTGGAAGAACCAGCTCTTCGGACGCGAGCAGGAGCTGGCTCCGCTCTTCGCCGCGTCGGTTGAAATCAGTCCGGTCCGCAAGCGGACCACAGACTCCTTGTGGGTTGAGGTCAAGAACCGCTGTGAGATCGACATCAGGCTGGAGTGCGATCACAAGGACAAGCCACGCCTCATCGTGCTGCCCGCCAGAGCGACCTCGCTGGTGGTGTTCCCCGCGCCTGCGACCGGCGACCCGGAACCCGTGAACTGCCGGGTGACCAACTTCCTGGTCGGTCCGAACAAGTCCCTGAATGTCAGACTCGAGATTCCACGTTCGTGA
- a CDS encoding site-specific DNA-methyltransferase, whose translation MALKAGQVHEMDCVAGLAELGEGCVDLAFADPPFNIGYDYDVYDDSKESHSYLDWSRQWMAGVVRALKPTGTFWLAIGDEYAAELKLIAQRELGLTCRSWVVWYYTFGVNCKAKFSRSHAHLLYFIKNAKCFTFNDATIRVPSARQLVYADTRANPKGRLPDDTWILRPQDLPEGFKANEDTWYFPRVCGTFKERQGWHGCQMPEQLLGRIIKACSNEGDLVLDPFGGSGTTLAVAKKLARGFVGFELSKEYAERIRARLRTVKTGDPLDGAADPLTSVPSTPTRPNQGGKRRREARSTPPQTPSLFGDADEGSRHCVGQ comes from the coding sequence ATGGCACTGAAGGCTGGTCAAGTTCACGAGATGGACTGCGTGGCGGGTCTGGCGGAACTGGGGGAGGGCTGTGTCGACCTGGCGTTTGCGGATCCGCCGTTCAACATCGGCTACGACTATGATGTGTACGACGACAGCAAGGAGTCGCACTCCTACCTGGACTGGTCCCGGCAGTGGATGGCCGGTGTGGTCCGAGCTCTCAAGCCGACGGGCACCTTCTGGCTGGCGATCGGGGACGAGTACGCAGCCGAGCTCAAGCTGATTGCCCAGCGGGAGCTCGGGCTCACCTGCCGAAGCTGGGTCGTCTGGTACTACACATTCGGCGTGAACTGCAAGGCGAAGTTCAGCCGCAGCCATGCCCATCTGCTCTACTTCATCAAGAATGCCAAGTGTTTCACCTTCAACGATGCGACGATCCGCGTGCCGTCCGCCCGGCAACTGGTGTACGCCGACACCCGGGCCAATCCCAAGGGCCGGTTGCCCGACGACACGTGGATCCTTCGTCCACAGGATCTGCCCGAAGGGTTCAAGGCAAACGAGGATACCTGGTATTTCCCGCGCGTCTGCGGGACTTTCAAGGAGCGTCAAGGCTGGCACGGCTGCCAGATGCCCGAACAACTTCTCGGCCGGATCATCAAGGCCTGTTCCAACGAGGGCGATCTGGTCCTGGACCCCTTCGGCGGGAGCGGAACGACGCTCGCCGTGGCGAAGAAGCTGGCCCGCGGCTTTGTTGGCTTTGAGTTGTCCAAGGAGTACGCAGAACGAATCAGAGCCCGGCTCCGGACGGTCAAAACCGGCGACCCGCTCGATGGGGCTGCCGACCCGCTGACCAGCGTCCCAAGCACGCCGACAAGGCCGAACCAGGGTGGAAAACGCCGCCGCGAAGCCAGATCGACGCCGCCCCAAACGCCCAGCCTGTTCGGGGACGCAGACGAGGGATCCCGGCATTGCGTGGGACAGTGA
- the alr gene encoding alanine racemase, giving the protein MEPMVTAEISADAIRRNILAIRRRLRSAAVLCPAVKADAYGHGLAGVLPVLLEARIDRLAVAHLGEALEARRLGWDRPLLCLAPVLAGCDESESRERAEAAVEAGISLTVMSLSEAQILKAAADRLTVTALVEVKVDTGMGRMGLTPDQAEQLVRDIAGLGLLAIEGVYTHFASADEPSLDSSREQLDRFIVLRDRLRRTDLPIRHFHAANSAAIFRFPGSHLDRVRPGLAVYGYWGGPAGERPVDLTPAMRVVSRLVAVRRIPSGCTVGYGRTFRTRRDSVIGIVPIGYADGYRRSLGNDAVMLLEAVRGLPRRAVAVVGRISMDQTTVDLTDAGEVRVGDRIIVIDSDPSAPNSVEALARKLHTIPYEITCLVGSRVRRVLSQGCA; this is encoded by the coding sequence ATGGAACCGATGGTCACGGCCGAAATCAGCGCGGACGCGATCCGGCGGAACATCCTTGCGATACGCCGACGGTTGCGCTCCGCCGCGGTGCTCTGCCCGGCCGTCAAGGCTGACGCCTATGGGCACGGGCTTGCCGGAGTACTGCCCGTCCTGCTCGAGGCCAGAATCGACCGCCTCGCGGTCGCCCACCTGGGGGAGGCTCTGGAGGCCCGCAGGCTCGGCTGGGACCGACCGCTGCTCTGCCTGGCTCCCGTGCTGGCGGGATGTGACGAATCCGAGAGCCGCGAGCGTGCCGAGGCGGCCGTCGAGGCAGGCATTTCGCTGACGGTCATGTCGCTCTCAGAGGCCCAGATCCTCAAGGCAGCGGCCGATAGGCTCACGGTCACGGCCTTGGTGGAGGTCAAGGTAGACACGGGCATGGGCCGGATGGGGCTGACTCCGGACCAGGCGGAGCAGCTTGTCCGGGACATTGCCGGGCTGGGGTTACTGGCGATTGAAGGCGTCTACACCCACTTCGCCTCCGCTGACGAACCCAGCCTCGACTCCAGCCGGGAGCAGCTTGATCGGTTCATCGTCCTGCGTGACCGGCTCCGCCGCACCGACCTGCCCATCCGGCATTTTCACGCCGCCAACTCCGCGGCCATCTTCCGCTTTCCCGGATCCCATCTCGACCGGGTGCGACCGGGACTGGCTGTTTACGGGTACTGGGGTGGTCCGGCCGGCGAGCGGCCGGTGGATCTCACGCCTGCGATGCGGGTGGTCAGCCGGCTCGTGGCCGTCCGGCGGATTCCCAGTGGTTGTACCGTAGGCTACGGCCGCACCTTCCGGACGAGGCGGGACAGTGTGATCGGTATCGTCCCCATCGGGTATGCAGATGGATACCGACGATCCCTCGGCAACGACGCGGTCATGCTGCTCGAAGCGGTTCGCGGTCTGCCCCGCCGCGCGGTTGCGGTTGTCGGACGGATCAGCATGGATCAGACCACGGTGGACCTGACCGACGCCGGTGAAGTGCGGGTCGGGGATCGCATCATTGTCATCGACAGCGATCCGTCCGCACCCAACAGCGTCGAGGCGCTGGCCCGCAAGCTGCACACGATTCCGTACGAAATCACCTGCCTCGTTGGCTCGCGCGTGCGTCGCGTCCTGAGTCAGGGCTGTGCGTAA